In Amphiprion ocellaris isolate individual 3 ecotype Okinawa chromosome 3, ASM2253959v1, whole genome shotgun sequence, one genomic interval encodes:
- the fan1 gene encoding fanconi-associated nuclease 1 → MTERANKDKLKRSLSLSKSKKKGGDKAGISASAATTTPITSFFSSQPPAKLACPLCGQLVPRFRINEHIDLQCQSFERGDSTVASASNSVVSSTQLSPTRDLPKSPELDRKAKEEDKETKTSPYFKKNNFQQAPREIRSKTVVRTIDLGSLSSKLSRKCHKVPERTQTEDKTALKELHSSETLNSSQKENVLIQSLEDKKESAELLNTSIDTPTAVGDSSCSEKAHILEHKPFKSDSVHELITPKLHSPPSKPAKRKKEATSTVKLPGFQKKAKYEEKNRKPEETSSESTAEKTGMDQQKAVVPSSPSICIPPLSSEETNEKSVAVIIHDSEPGSSAENTSGQNSHHPYLPYYLRNFRTVLQAVLENEDDRILFNEEDMSLIHSFEKLSVMGQKLYVRLFQRKLKWLQVNKLDYEEISSDLGPVAQELVQSGFLQTENDLEDLSKALDLLPAPELKALAKTFHLGSSGTQKQHLVDGLLRLSRQKSLFSSSAGQNNVGAVILKRAKQLAGSCVRLCRGPRVVFSRILLLFSLTDTMDEEEMAAGGQNQLFTILLVNSGRLAFPDYTVQRAAKVFQDREDLIRYEASMRALQEVVLAMQGGQWERALELYTAAKSSWQEMRKNSDLSHQEELPVFLRSFTTGWAYTRILSRGVEILQRLRRYEEAVDELQSLLLQSVYCPDSRGRWWDRLALNLHQHLKKPEQAISAIREGLSDPLVRTGHKLALHQRAVRMKESPSCKKYRLQLRDLPTIQVQDVKHVTIRGQLFPHEGGMGKSRFLLPSNDEGEEHAQATVICSVEDLSLAHYRQQGFDQGIHGEGSTFSTLFALLLWDIIFMEGIPDVFRNPYQTCPLDLHTDCFYENRKEAIASRVQLLTEASVETLNNMLEDVWISQEGKVCSLVNWERFSSLQQAQSLVACLGGAFLGGVIERMAKDYRHCRGGLPDLVVWNTSDNSYKLVEVKGPNDRLSQKQQIWLDELQKLGADVEVCHVTATGARGARLE, encoded by the exons ATGACCGAGAGAGCTAACAAAGACAAACTTAAGCGAAGTTTGTCATTGTCCAAGAGCAAGAAGAAAGGCGGTGATAAAGCTGGGATTTCTGCCAGTGCTGCCACCACAACTCCAATCACGTCTTTCTTCAGCAGCCAGCCTCCTGCTAAGCTCGCCTGCCCCCTGTGTGGCCAGCTGGTACCAAGATTCAGGATCAATGAGCACATTGATTTGCAATGTCAGAGCTTTGAGAGAGGAGACAGCACTGTCGCCTCAGCAAGTAATAGTGTTGTGTCAAGCACCCAGCTGTCACCCACAAGGGATCTCCCAAAGTCCCCGGAACTGGATCGAAAAGCAAaggaagaagacaaagagaCCAAGACCAGTCCTTACTTTAAGAAGAACAACTTTCAGCAGGCGCCACGGGAGATACGCAGCAAGACTGTGGTGAGGACCATTGACCTGGGAAGTCTCTCCTCCAAGTTGTCTAGAAAATGTCACAAGGTTCCTGAGAGGACACAGACGGAGGATAAAACAGCACTCAAGGAGTTACATTCATCTGAGACACTCAATAGctcacagaaagaaaatgttttaattcagaGTTTAGAAGACAAGAAAGAGTCTGCAGAGCTTCTAAACACGAGTATAGACACTCCAACTGCAGTGGGGGATTCATCGTGCTCAGAAAAAGCGCATATCCTTGAGCACAAACCATTTAAATCGGATTCTGTGCATGAATTGATTACTCCAAAGCTGCACTCGCCTCCCTCCAAaccagcaaagagaaaaaaggaagcGACTTCCACTGTTAAGCTGCCTGGCTTccaaaagaaagcaaaatatgAGGAGAAGAATAGAAAACCAGAGGAGACATCTAGTGAAAGTACAGCTGAGAAAACTGGCATGGACCAGCAAAAAGCTGTGGTACCTTCCTCTCCTTCTATTTGTATTCCACCTTTGAGTTCAGAggaaacaaatgagaaaagtgTTGCAGTCATCATTCATGATTCAGAGCCAGGGTCCAGTGCTGAGAACACCAGTGGCCAGAACTCTCATCATCCATATCTTCCCTACTACCTCCGTAACTTCAGGACtgtactgcaggctgtgctGGAGAATGAGGATGACAGGATATTGTTCAACGAGGAGGATATGTCACTCATCCATTCATTTGAGAAGCTATCAG TTATGGGGCAGAAGCTGTATGTGAGGCTCTTTCAGAGGAAactgaaatggctccaagtaaATAAACTGGATTATGAAGAGATAAGCAGTGATCTGGGACCTGTTGCACAGGAGCTGGTTCAAAGTGGTTTTCTACAGACAG AGAACGACCTTGAGGACCTATCGAAGGCTCTGGATCTCCTGCCGGCTCCTGAGCTCAAAGCTCTGGCAAAGACTTTCCATCTGGGCAGTTCTGGGACTCAAAAACAGCATCTTGTCGACGGGCTTCTTCGCCTAAGCAGGCAAAAGTCTCTCTTCTCTTCGTCTGCTGGTCAGAACAATGTTGGAGCTGTCATCCTTAAAAG GGCAAAGCAGCTTGCTGGGtcctgtgtgcgtctgtgtcgTGGTCCTCGGGTAGTCTTTTCTCGCATCCTTCTGCTCTTCTCTCTGACGGACACCATGGATGAGGAGGAGATGGCGGCTGGAGGACAGAACCAGCTCTTTACCATCCTGTTAGTAAACTCAGGACGCCTGGCCTTCCCAGACTACACAGTGCAGCGCGCAGCCAAGGTGTTTCAGGACAGAGAGGACCTTATCAG ATATGAAGCTTCCATGAGAGCCCTGCAAGAGGTGGTCTTAGCAATGCAGGGTGGTCAGTGGGAGAGAGCCCTGGAGCTTTACACTGCTGCCAAAAGTTCCTGGCAAGAGATGAGGAAAAACAGTGACCTCAG TCACCAGGAGGAGCTGCCCGTGTTCCTGCGTAGCTTCACCACAGGATGGGCTTACACTCGTATTTTATCCAGAGGGGTGGAGATTTTGCAGAGACTGCGTCGCTATGAG GAAGCAGTAGACGAGCTGCAGTCCTTGTTGTTGCAGTCTGTCTACTGTCCTGACAGCCGCGGACGATGGTGGGACAGATTGGCACTAAACCTTCACCAGCATCTCAAAAAACCTGAGCAA GCTATTAGTGCTATCAGAGAAGGGCTGTCAGACCCTCTGGTGCGCACAGGACATAAACTCGCCCTCCATCAGAGAGCTGTTAGGATGAAAGAGTCTCCCAGCTGCAAGAAATATCGCCTGCAACTCAGAGACCTGCCCACCATCCAAGTCCAAGATGTCAAGCAT GTGACCATCCGAGGACAGCTGTTTCCACATGAGGGAGGCATGGGAAAATCTAGGTTTCTTTTACCGTCAAATGATGAGGGAGAAGAGCACGCTCAGGCCACTGTAATATGCTCTGTGGAAGATCTGTCTTTAGCACATTACCGACAACAAGGTTTTGACCAAG GGATCCACGGAGAGGGCTCGACATTCTCTACATTGTTTGCTCTTCTGCTGTGGGACATCATTTTTATGGAGGGAATTCCAGATGTCTTCCGAAATCCATACCAG ACGTGTCCGCTGGATCTTCACACTGACTGTTTCTATGAGAACAGAAAGGAGGCTATTGCGTCTCGTGTTCAGTTACTTACTGAGGCGTCTGTGGAAACGTTGAATAACATGTTGGAAGATGTCTGGATTTCTCAGGAGGGTAAAGTGTGTTCACTGGTTAACTGGGAGCGTTTCTCATCCCTTCAGCAGGCACAG TCTCTTGTGGCATGCCTGGGTGGAGCCTTCTTAGGTGGAGTAATAGAACGAATGGCCAAAGACTACAGACACTGCCGAGGAGGTTTGCCGGATCTCGTTGTGTGGAACACCTCAGACAACAGCTACAAG CTGGTGGAGGTGAAGGGGCCCAATGACCGgctgtcacaaaaacaacagatcTGGCTGGATGAGCTGCAGAAACTGGGCGCTGATGTGGAGGTGTGTCACGTGACGGCTACCGGAGCCAGAGGAGCTCGTCTGGAATAA
- the apba2a gene encoding amyloid-beta A4 precursor protein-binding family A member 2: MAHGKRPGTVSKILAPSPSSCLGPELTKHSQEEQRGLVREATEQQPCTLKDDDNNQLTPPVSANHYYMSCDPSPEDMEDTCSEYDNVGSDVEQDYDEVLHLNREGIVDMRYYKQYSPEDGGYIKHAAGDNINDNTSAAEQITPRPRHSTEIHEGSQSDTKPYKTSHRFRSHCAPIAGDEAEGGMKKAQEDRFFFNDGDEIEEVLDGAKFIEDLEETENSVQKQTGLYQGNENERIRKGGDEREREDDTRVTRNHNVPGAGKKCESSHMGPKEKERQGKGRGRRGTGEDIEHIVSGIKGCTTSSTELRPKTLSKDCKKAAVRTKARPGSSKQHPPPPPRHTHAQSPTDSQKAQPQRETPPVPKPSPSTANSRDSEPRVIKPSLAAHHTPEQQRESPEERQRRPEKPQQQEEKPSTTTMPEDVPEEPRRPQCPELVPAGDSNTPEKTQEAASFPSFEDVPGPCEPEDLIDGIIFAANYLGCTQVLSDKNPSKSVRMSQAHEAVSRIKSQDEDSQMMTEVDLFISTKAVKVLNADTQETMMDSALRTISYIADIGSIVVLMARRRMSQASSEDFSESSDSASDGKSQYRMICYVFESEDAQLIAQSIGQAFSVAYREFLRANGINPTDLSQKQYSDIINSQEMYHDDLVHFSNSDNCKELYVEKQKGEILGVVIVESGWGSILPTVILASMLNSGPATRSGKLSVGDQIMSINDTSLVGLPLATCQGIIKGLKNQVKVKLSIVSCPPVTTVLIKRPDLKFQLGFSVQNGIICSLMRGGIAERGGVRVGHRIIEINGQSVVAMAHEKIVQTLSVSVGEINMKTMPAVMFRLLTGQETPIYI; the protein is encoded by the exons ATGGCTCATGGAAAAAGGCCAGGAACTGTTTCCAAAATACTGGCTCCCAGCCCTTCATCGTGCCTCGGTCCAGAACTCACGAAACACAGCCAAGAAGAGCAGCGAGGGTTGGTGAGGGAGGCGACTGAGCAACAACCTTGTACCTTGAAGGATGATGACAACAACCAGCTGACTCCTCCTGTTTCTGCAAACCACTATTACATGAGTTGTGACCCGAGTCCAGAGGACATGGAGGACACCTGCTCTGAGTACGACAATGTGGGCTCGGATGTCGAGCAGGACTATGATGAGGTGCTGCACTTGAACAGGGAGGGCATCGTGGACATGAGGTATTACAAACAGTACAGTCCTGAAGATGGAGGCTATATAAAGCATGCAGCAGGTGATAATATTAATGATAACACCAGCGCTGCTGAGCAGATCACTCCCAGACCTCGACACAGCACAGAAATACATGAGGGATCACAATCAGACACTAAGCCGTATAAGACGAGCCATCGCTTTAGGTCACATTGTGCCCCGATTGCAGGAGATGAAGCAGAGGGTGGCATGAAAAAGGCCCAGGAGGACAGGTTCTTCTTCAATGATGGAGATGAGATAGAAGAAGTGCTAGACGGTGCCAAATTTATAGAGGATTTAGAGGAGACAGAGAATAGTGTTCAGAAGCAGACTGGCCTATACCAGGGCAATGAGAATGAGAGAATTAGAAAGGGAGGTGATGAAAGAGAACGAGAAGATGACACTCGAGTCACAAGGAACCACAATGTCCCAGGAGCTGGGAAGAAGTGTGAGTCATCTCACATGGGTCCTAAGGAGAAGGAGAGGCAGGGCAAAGGACGAGGACGGAGGGGAACAGGAGAGGACATTGAGCACATTGTTTCTGGGATCAAAGGATGCACGACTAGCAGCACCGAGCTGCGTCCAAAGACTTTGTCCAAGGACTGCAAAAAGGCTGCTGTGCGGACCAAAGCTAGGCCTGGTTCCAGCAAGCAACATCCTCCTCCGCCGCCTCGTCATACCCACGCTCAGTCGCCTACCGACAGCCAGAAGGCCCAGCCACAAAGAGAGACTCCTCCTGTTCCCAAACCCAGTCCCTCCACTGCTAACAGCCGGGACAGTGAGCCCAGGGTTATCAAACCATCCCTGGCTGCTCATCACACACCGGAACAACAGAGAGAGTCTCCAGAGGAGCGACAGAGACGGCCAGAGAAACCCCAGCAG caggaggagaagcCAAGCACAACCACGATGCCTGAGGACGTGCCAGAGGAGCCAAGGAGGCCTCAGTGTCCAGAGCTCGTCCCTGCGGGGGACAGTAACACTCCCGAG aaaacacaggagGCTGCTTCCTTCCCCAGCTTTGAGGATG TCCCAGGTCCCTGTGAGCCAGAAGATCTCATTGATGGAATCATCTTTGCTGCTAACTACCTTGGCTGCACTCAGGTGTTGTCGGATAAAAATCCATCTAAGTCTGTCCGCATGTCCCAGGCCCATGAAGCTGTCAGTCGTATTAAG AGCCAAGACGAAGACTCTCAGATGATGACAGAAGTGGACCTGTTTATCTCCACGAAAGCTGTCAAAGTGCTGAATGCTGATACACAG GAGACAATGATGGACAGTGCCTTGCGGACCATCTCCTACATCGCAGACATTGGTAGCATCGTGGTTCTGATGGCTCGGAGGCGCATGTCTCAGGCCTCATCGGAGGATTTCTCTGAATCGTCCGACTCTGCTAGTGACGGGAAGAGTCAGTACAGGATGATCTGCTATGTGTTTGAGTCAGAGGAT GCACAGCTAATTGCACAGTCCATTGGTCAGGCTTTCAGTGTGGCCTACAGAGAGTTCCTCCGAGCCAATGGCATCAACCCAACCGACTTGAGCCAGAAACAGTACAGTGACATCATCAACTCCCAGGAAATGTACCACGATGACCTCGTCCATTTCTCAAACTCAGACAACTGTAAAGAG CTCTACGTGGAGAAACAGAAAGGGGAGATCCTCGGTGTGGTAATAGTGGAGTCTGGCTGGGGCTCCATCCTGCCCACCGTCATCCTGGCCAGCATGCTGAACAGTGGCCCTGCAACTCGCTCTGGAAAACTCAGCGTGGGGGATCAGATCATGTCCATCAATGATACCAGTCTGGTGGGGCTGCCACTGGCCACCTGTCAGGGCATCATCAAG GGCCTGAAGAATCAGGTGAAGGTGAAGTTGAGCATCGTGAGCTGTCCCCCTGTCACCACCGTCCTCATCAAGAGACCTGATCTCAAGTTCCAGCTCGGCTTCAGTGTTCAGAATGGCATC ATCTGCAGCCTGATGCGAGGCGGTATTGCTGAACGAGGCGGCGTTCGTGTTGGGCACAGAATCATTGAAATAAATGGTCAGAGCGTTGTTGCCATGGCACACGAGAAGATCGTTCAAACCCTGTCTGTCTCAGTGGGTGAG ATCAACATGAAGACGATGCCTGCTGTGATGTTCAGACTGCTGACAGGACAGGAGACGCCTATCTACATATAG
- the duox2 gene encoding dual oxidase maturation factor 1, with protein sequence MTFYDDIYPFYILQRTAFIFSTRLLTIILVFLVVAVGLLLILPGIRGKSRVFWMFRIIISLFIGAVIVALNFTSDWAEASVTTNATYKSFSNAVINADIGLHVGLYGINVTLKGNPVVQFNETINYNEVFSWHDTMAEVYEDALERGLPNPILYIAEKFTLTSPCGLIFQYRYSGRYASATLWTAFCCWMLANILFSMPVILYAGYMMIATAAFIFFSMASFSTIMNVPQCVFSIGTASFEAEYSRSFWLALATGVLCTIIGILVVMFDFLVPEKIKEVFSVDMDSDEDDDVSYGEGYMNSVFIDGVTISPLPTKLPADHI encoded by the exons ATGACTTTCTACGATGACATTTACCCATTCTACATCCTACAAAGGACTGCCTTCATCTTCAGTACCCGCTTGCTCACCATTATTCTGGTCTTCCTTGTGGTAGCAGTCGGTCTTCTCCTCATTCTGCCAGGGATACGAGGGAAGTCG CGTGTGTTCTGGATGTTCAGAATAATTATCAGCTTGTTCATAGGTGCGGTGATAGTGG CGCTGAACTTTACCAGCGACTGGGCTGAGGCTAGCGTGACCACAAACGCCACCTACAAGTCTTTCAGCAACGCGGTGATTAACGCTGACATCGGCCTGCACGTTGGACTGTACGGCATCAACGTTACTCTCAAAG ggAATCCTGTTGTACAGTTCAATGAGACCATTAACTACAATGAGGTGTTCAGCTGGCATGACACCATGGCGGAAGTGTACGAGGATGCTCTGGAGAGAGGTTTACCAAACCCCATCCTCTACATCGCTGAGAAATTCACCCTGACCAGCCCATGTGGTCTCATCTTTCAGTACAGATACTCTGGACGATACGCTTCTGCAACTCTCTG GACAGCGTTTTGCTGCTGGATGCTCGCCAACATCCTCTTCTCCATGCCCGTCATTCTGTATGCCGGCTACATGATGATAGCCACCGCTGCCTTCATTTTCTTCTCCATGGCCTCATTTTCCACCATCATGAATGTGCCTCAGTGTGTTTTCTCTATAGGAACTGCCTCCTTTGAAGCAGAATACAGCCGTTCATTCTGGCTGGCTCTGGCCACAG GTGTGCTGTGCACCATCATTGGGATTCTGGTGGTGATGTTTGACTTTCTGGTACCAGAGAAGATCAAAGAGGTTTTCAGTGTGGATATGGACAgcgatgaagatgatgatgtttCTTATGGAGAGGGTTACATGAATTCAGTTTTCATCGATGGAGTGACGATTTCTCCGCTGCCAACAAAACTTCCAGCG GACCATATATGA